From Rubrivirga sp. SAORIC476, a single genomic window includes:
- the rnc gene encoding ribonuclease III, which produces MSSSGTLRRSARLVRSWLGALRPPADGSPPPVVDEVTERGVSRRDIEALVGMPIGDLDLYEHALRHRSLFRGVATDGTESNERLEFLGDAVLGAVVAEIMYTRFADRAEGLLTRTRATIVNGKALAGYAEAIGLGALILMSENMDSSEGRSNQTILADAFEAIVGAVYLDLGFSAARRFVCAVLDQCVSLEEAAADKSNHKSRLLEYVQGLGLEQPVYEMLSEEGPSHDRTFTVAAVVQGERLGEGVDRSKKGAEQKAAEAALRTLRQRETAQA; this is translated from the coding sequence ATGTCCTCTTCGGGTACTCTGCGCCGCAGCGCTCGTCTCGTCCGATCCTGGCTCGGCGCGCTTCGGCCGCCGGCGGATGGCAGTCCGCCGCCCGTCGTCGACGAGGTGACCGAGCGGGGAGTCTCCCGGCGCGACATCGAGGCGCTCGTGGGGATGCCCATCGGCGACCTCGACCTGTACGAGCACGCCCTCCGCCACCGCTCGCTGTTCCGCGGCGTGGCCACCGACGGCACGGAGTCCAACGAGCGCCTGGAGTTCCTCGGCGACGCCGTGCTGGGCGCCGTCGTCGCGGAGATCATGTACACCCGTTTCGCCGACCGCGCCGAGGGCCTCCTCACGCGGACGCGCGCGACCATCGTCAACGGCAAGGCGCTCGCGGGCTACGCCGAGGCCATCGGCCTGGGGGCGCTCATCCTGATGAGCGAGAACATGGACAGCTCCGAGGGGCGCTCCAACCAGACCATCCTCGCGGACGCGTTCGAGGCCATCGTCGGGGCGGTCTACCTGGATCTCGGCTTCTCGGCCGCGCGGCGGTTCGTGTGCGCCGTGCTCGACCAGTGCGTCAGCCTGGAGGAGGCCGCGGCGGACAAGAGCAACCACAAGAGCCGCCTGCTGGAATACGTCCAGGGCCTCGGCCTGGAGCAGCCCGTCTACGAGATGCTCTCCGAGGAGGGCCCGAGCCACGACCGGACGTTCACCGTCGCCGCCGTCGTCCAGGGCGAGCGCCTCGGCGAGGGCGTGGACCGGTCCAAGAAGGGCGCCGAGCAGAAGGCCGCCGAGGCGGCCCTGCGGACGCTCCGCCAGCGCGAGACGGCGCAGGCGTAG
- a CDS encoding NAD-dependent succinate-semialdehyde dehydrogenase, translating to MPTTLNPATEAEIASYDALSDDGLDAALDRAADAFEAHRQTSFADRADRMRTLADRLDAQKDDLGRLMTEEMGKPLDQAVAEAEKCAWVCRYYADHAEAMLADEPRETEAQKSFVAYEPLGPVLAVMPWNFPLWQAFRFAAPTVMAGGVGVLKHAANVLGSGDAMARLFAEAGFAEGVFQHLIIDHDQTAAAIADDRIRAVTLTGSEGAGRSIGKQAGEALKPCVLELGGTDAFVVLADADLDAAVETGVQARTQNNGQSCIAAKRFILERPIAEAYTRRFVARMEALTVGDPMTDVDLGPLARKDLREDIQDQVERAVADGAEILTGGAIPDGTGYYYPPTVLGGVEAGTVAFEEEIFGPVASLIVADDADHAVRLANDTRFGLGGSVWTQDAAKGERLARAIRSGAVFVNEMTKSHPNLPFGGIGASGYGRELARHGVRAFVNAKTIWVD from the coding sequence ATGCCCACGACCCTCAACCCGGCCACCGAGGCCGAGATCGCCTCCTACGACGCCCTCTCCGACGACGGCCTCGACGCCGCCCTCGACCGCGCCGCCGACGCCTTCGAGGCGCACCGCCAGACGAGCTTCGCCGACCGTGCGGACCGCATGCGCACGCTCGCCGACCGGCTCGACGCCCAGAAGGACGACCTCGGGCGCCTCATGACCGAGGAGATGGGGAAGCCGCTCGACCAGGCGGTGGCGGAAGCGGAAAAGTGCGCCTGGGTGTGCCGCTACTACGCCGACCACGCCGAGGCCATGCTGGCCGACGAGCCGCGCGAGACCGAGGCGCAGAAGAGCTTCGTCGCCTACGAACCGCTCGGGCCGGTGCTGGCCGTGATGCCGTGGAACTTCCCCCTCTGGCAGGCCTTCCGCTTCGCCGCGCCGACGGTCATGGCGGGCGGCGTGGGCGTCCTCAAGCACGCCGCCAACGTGCTCGGTTCCGGCGACGCCATGGCCCGGCTGTTCGCCGAGGCGGGCTTCGCGGAGGGCGTCTTCCAGCACCTCATCATCGACCACGACCAGACGGCCGCCGCCATCGCCGACGACCGCATCCGCGCGGTCACGCTGACGGGCAGCGAGGGCGCCGGGCGCAGCATCGGCAAGCAGGCGGGCGAGGCGCTCAAGCCGTGCGTCCTCGAACTCGGCGGCACCGACGCCTTCGTGGTCCTGGCCGACGCTGACCTCGACGCGGCCGTGGAGACGGGTGTCCAGGCGCGCACCCAGAACAACGGCCAGTCGTGCATCGCGGCCAAGCGGTTCATCCTGGAGCGGCCCATCGCGGAGGCGTACACGCGCCGCTTCGTCGCCCGCATGGAGGCGCTCACCGTCGGCGACCCGATGACGGACGTGGACCTGGGACCGCTCGCACGGAAGGACCTCCGCGAGGACATCCAGGACCAGGTCGAGCGCGCCGTGGCCGACGGCGCCGAGATCCTGACCGGCGGCGCCATCCCGGACGGCACCGGCTACTACTACCCGCCGACCGTCCTCGGCGGCGTCGAGGCGGGCACGGTCGCGTTCGAGGAGGAGATCTTCGGGCCCGTCGCCTCGCTCATCGTCGCCGACGACGCCGACCACGCGGTGCGGCTCGCCAACGACACGCGCTTCGGCCTCGGCGGCAGCGTCTGGACGCAGGACGCGGCGAAGGGGGAGCGGCTGGCCCGCGCGATCCGGTCCGGCGCCGTCTTCGTCAACGAGATGACGAAGAGCCACCCCAACCTGCCGTTCGGCGGCATCGGGGCGTCGGGCTACGGGCGCGAGCTGGCCCGCCACGGCGTCCGCGCGTTCGTCAACGCGAAGACGATCTGGGTGGACTGA